One Thermogemmatispora onikobensis genomic window, TGCTGCTAGAGGCCACTGGTGCCTGGTTGCTCCCGCTCCCCTCGCTCGCCGAGGAGGAGGAGGAGGAGGAGGAGCTGCTGCTGCTCTCGCTCTCGCTGGACTTGCTGCTCGCGCTATGCGACGAGCTGCTGCCGTTGGAACCGGAGCTACTGTAGTCCGTTTTATAGAAGCCGTGCCCCTTGAAGACAATCCCCGTAGGGAAGAGCACGCGATGGATCTCGCCGCCACACTGTGGGCAGACCGTTAAAGGATCGTCAGTGATTTTCTGCCAGATCTCGAAACGATGCTCACATGCCCGGCACGCATATTCA contains:
- a CDS encoding FmdB family zinc ribbon protein; translation: MPTYEYACRACEHRFEIWQKITDDPLTVCPQCGGEIHRVLFPTGIVFKGHGFYKTDYSSSGSNGSSSSHSASSKSSESESSSSSSSSSSSSASEGSGSNQAPVASSSSSSSS